The Anopheles coluzzii chromosome 2, AcolN3, whole genome shotgun sequence genome window below encodes:
- the LOC120947715 gene encoding SRSF protein kinase 3, translated as MNIKPDTNRHVLTIQAKKKRHKTAKKKAKQQATAVVAAAAAQAAAQAAAQNSNSYSRSGQNHQSAATAGSIGGGAFVGGGSELHEHDDDDDHDDMILGTTSGAAAAGMTGGGGGGGGGSAMNDSQHSVSSGGPAELVGRRGSKSAGQPHHHLDTTTSSSNETIEQDGDRDADGYTSEEEEQECREDYCRGGYHPVKLGDLFLQRYHVIRKLGWGHFSTVWLSWDLEEKRYVALKIVKSAQHFSDTAKDEIHILKSITNADPADPKRNKVVQLLNDFRITGVNGTHICMVFEVLGHNLLKLIMKSNYRGIPLANVKSIIRQVLEGLDYLHTKCKIIHTDIKPENVLVCVNESYVRKLACEATEMHAMGCKLPISLISAAPPQFQEQPMSQNMSKAKKKKLKRKAKMQHELIRQQMEHIQQLEFGAPVAVDGASSGSGGPAAGLPLENGTAEGMESGKPLLALVAEGAGGGGATLKGVTTAGSNIAAGTGTPNSPLERKEAGGEARRLLVNGTAEATTTAGGKECVAEAGTPSSGDEDRPTLTPSASTLSSPSSSEAASSNNNDDVPGDRKSPTARVHDGDERRERDAKSPEKPSSSSLVTSSSKLDISESVRKILSSVQESKDAAFEVCDIDVKIADLGNACWVDKHFTEDIQTRQYRSLEVIIGAGYDTSADIWSTACMAFELATGDYLFEPFSGKDYCRDDDHIAHIIELLGPIPKRIALSGKNSSHAFNSKGLLKNISGLKPWGLVDVLIEKYEWSDEDAFEFSDFLKPMLDYDPRTRATAADCLRHSWLNH; from the coding sequence ATGAACATAAAACCCGACACGAACCGACACGTACTGACGATACAGGCGAAGAAGAAGCGTCATAAGACGGCGAAGAAGAAGGCGAAACAGCAGGCGACGgcagtggtggcggcggcagcagcgcaGGCGGCGGCGCAGGCAGCGGCGCAGAACAGCAATAGTTACAGCAGGAGCGGCCAGAATCACCAGTCGGCCGCAACGGCGGGCTCCATTGGCGGTGGTGCCTTCGTGGGCGGCGGGTCAGAACTGCACgagcacgacgacgacgacgaccatgACGACATGATCCTGGGCACGACGTCGGGCGCAGCAGCGGCGGGCATgactggcggcggcggtggcggtggcggtggatcGGCGATGAACGACAGTCAGCATTCGGTGTCGTCGGGCGGGCCAGCGGAGCTGGTCGGGCGGCGCGGTTCGAAATCGGCGGGCCAGCCGCATCACCACCTGGACACGACCACCAGCTCGTCGAACGAGACGATCGAGCAGGACGGGGACCGGGACGCGGACGGCTACAccagcgaggaggaggagcaggagtgCCGGGAGGACTACTGCCGCGGCGGTTACCATCCGGTGAAGCTGGGCGACCTGTTTCTGCAGCGCTACCACGTGATCCGGAAGCTGGGCTGGGGCCACTTCTCGACCGTGTGGCTCAGCTGGGACCTGGAGGAGAAGCGGTACGTGGCGCTGAAGATCGTCAAGTCGGCGCAGCACTTCAGCGACACGGCCAAGGACGAGATACACATCCTGAAGTCGATCACGAACGCGGACCCGGCCGACCCGAAGCGGAACAAGGTGGTGCAGCTGCTGAACGACTTCCGGATAACGGGCGTGAACGGCACGCACATCTGCATGGTGTTCGAGGTGCTCGGGCACAATCTGCTGAAGCTGATCATGAAGTCGAACTACCGGGGCATCCCGCTGGCGAACGTCAAGTCCATCATCCGGCAGGTGCTGGAGGGGCTGGACTACCTGCACACCAAGTGCAAGATCATCCACACCGACATCAAGCCGGAGAACGTGCTGGTGTGCGTAAACGAGAGCTACGTGCGGAAGCTGGCCTGCGAGGCGACGGAGATGCACGCGATGGGCTGCAAGCTGCCGATCTCGCTCATCTCGGCCGCGCCGCCCCAGTTCCAGGAGCAGCCGATGAGCCAGAACATGAGCaaggcgaagaagaagaagctgaaGCGAAAGGCGAAGATGCAGCACGAGCTAATCCGGCAGCAGATGGAGCACATCCAGCAGCTCGAGTTTGGCGCCCCGGTAGCGGTCGATGGCGCCTCCTCCGGCAGTGGGGGGCCGGCGGCCGGTCTGCCGCTGGAAAATGGAACTGCGGAGGGCATGGAGTCCGGCAAGCCGTTGTTGGCACTGGTCGCGgaaggtgctggtggtggtggtgcgacACTGAAGGGTGTTACGACTGCGGGCAGCAACATAGCCGCGGGTACGGGTACGCCCAACTCGCCGCTGGAAAGGAAAGAGGCGGGCGGAGAGGCGCGGCGATTGCTAGTGAATGGTACGGCAGAGGCAACGACTACTGCTGGTGGTAAAGAGTGTGTCGCGGAGGCCGGTACGCCTTCGTCAGGCGATGAGGATCGGCCAACCCTGACACCGTCCGCATCGACGCTTTCCAGCCCATCGAGTAGCGAGGCGGCCTCGTCGAACAACAATGACGACGTGCCGGGCGACCGGAAATCGCCCACGGCCCGCGTGCACGACGGGGACGAGCGGCGGGAGCGCGACGCGAAATCGCCCGAGAAGCCTTCCTCCTCGTCGCTCGTCACGTCGTCGTCCAAGCTGGACATCAGCGAGTCGGTGCGGAAGATACTGTCGTCGGTGCAGGAAAGCAAGGATGCGGCGTTCGAGGTGTGCGACATCGACGTGAAGATAGCCGACCTGGGCAACGCGTGCTGGGTGGACAAACACTTCACCGAGGACATCCAGACGCGCCAGTACCGGTCGCTGGAGGTCATCATCGGCGCCGGGTACGACACGTCGGCGGACATCTGGAGTACGGCCTGCATGGCGTTCGAGCTGGCCACCGGCGACTACCTGTTCGAGCCGTTCTCGGGCAAGGACTACTGCCGGGACGACGACCACATCGCGCACATCATCGAGCTGCTCGGGCCCATCCCGAAGCGGATCGCGCTGTCCGGCAAGAACTCGAGCCACGCGTTCAACTCGAAGGGCCTGCTGAAGAACATCTCCGGCCTGAAGCCGTGGGGCCTGGTGGACGTGCTGATCGAGAAGTATGAATGGTCGGACGAGGACGCGTTCGAGTTTAGCGACTTCCTCAAGCCGATGCTGGACTACGATCCGCGAACGCGTGCCACCGCCGCCGACTGTTTGCGCCATTCGTGGCTGAACCACTGA